One part of the Solanum dulcamara chromosome 8, daSolDulc1.2, whole genome shotgun sequence genome encodes these proteins:
- the LOC129900319 gene encoding sesquiterpene synthase 12-like, translating to MATSSPIKSRPLANFHPTVWGYHFLSYTPQLTEITSQEKVEVDELKETIMKMLVETPDNSTQKLMLIDAMQRLGVAYHFDNEIETSIQNIFDTTMSQLQSGSENDDNLYVVSLRFRLLRQQGHYITSDVFKQFTEQDGKFKETVTNDVQGLLSLYEASHLRVRDEEILEEALTFTTTHLESIVSDLSNNVEVTEALSQPIRKTLPRVGARKYISTYQNDDAHNDLLLKFAKLDFNVLQKLHQRELSELTRWWKDLDFANKCPYARDRLVEGYFWILGVYFEPKYSRARKMMTKVLQIGSFFDDTFDAYATFDELVPFNDAIQRWDANASDSVPPYLKPAYQALLDIYGEMEQVLAKECKLDRVYYAKYEMKKLVRAYFKEAQWLNDANYIPKYEEHMENSLVSAGYMMAITTCLVGMEEFIPKETFEWLMNEPLIVRASSLIARAMDDIVGHEAEQQRGHVASGIECYMKEYGASKQEAYAKYHKEVVNGWKDINKELLRPTEVPMFALERGLNFARVIDTLYKEEDGYTNSKGKLKNMINSLLVEPVKI from the exons ATGGCTACTTCTTCTCCTATTAAGTCCCGTCCCTTAGCAAATTTTCACCCAACGGTTTGGGGATATCACTTCCTTTCTTATACTCCTCAACTCACG GAAATTACTAgccaagaaaaagttgaagttgATGAGTTGAAAGAGACAATTATGAAGATGCTGGTGGAAACTCCTGATAATAGCACACAAAAACTTATGTTGATAGACGCAATGCAACGATTGGGGGTGGCATATCATTTCGATAATGAAATTGAAACAtccattcaaaatatttttgatacgaCAATGTCCCAACTACAGAGTGGGAGTGAGAATGATGATAATCTTTACGTTGTTTCCCTTCGTTTTCGACTACTGAGGCAACAAGGACATTACATTACTTCTG ATGTCTTCAAGCAATTCACCGAACAAGATGGGAAATTCAAGGAAACGGTTACTAATGATGTCCAAGGATTATTAAGTTTGTATGAAGCATCACATCTGAGAGTACGCGATGAGGAGATTCTTGAAGAAGCTCTTACCTTTACCACCACTCATCTCGAGTCTATTGTCTCTGACTTGAGCAATAATGTTGAAGTTACTGAAGCCTTAAGTCAGCCTATTCGCAAGACTTTACCAAGGGTGGGAGCAAGGAAATACATATCCACATACCAAAACGATGATGCACACAATGATTTGCTTTTGAAATTTGCAAAATTGGATTTTAACGTGCTCCAAAAACTTCACCAGAGAGAGCTTAGCGAGCTTACAAG GTGGTGGAAAGATTTGGATTTTGCAAATAAATGTCCATATGCAAGGGACAGACTGGTTGAGGGTTACTTTTGGATATTAGGAGTGTATTTTGAGCCTAAGTATAGTCGTGCCAGAAAAATGATGACAAAAGTACTCCAGATTGGCTCCTTCTTTGATGACACTTTTGATGCTTATGCAACCTTTGACGAACTTGTGCCTTTCAACGATGCGATCCAAAG ATGGGATGCTAATGCCAGTGATTCAGTGCCGCCATATCTCAAACCTGCTTATCAAGCTCTTCTAGACATTTACGGTGAAATGGAACAAGTGTTAGCAAAAGAGTGTAAATTGGACCGTGTATACTATGCAAAATATGAG ATGAAAAAGTTGGTGAGAGCCTATTTTAAGGAAGCCCAATGGTTAAATGATGCTAACTATATTCCAAAATATGAGGAGCACATGGAGAATTCACTTGTAAGTGCTGGCTATATGATGGCAATAACAACTTGTTTGGTCGGTATGGAGGAATTTATACCCAAAGAGACTTTTGAATGGTTGATGAATGAACCTTTGATAGTTCGAGCTTCCTCATTGATTGCCAGAGCAATGGATGATATTGTTGGACATGAA GCTGAACAACAAAGAGGGCATGTAGCTTCAGGTATTGAATGCTACATGAAAGAATATGGAGCGTCGAAGCAAGAGGCATATGCTAAGTATCATAAAGAAGTTGTCAACGGATGGAAGGACATAAACAAAGAACTCCTTCGTCCAACTGAAGTACCAATGTTTGCTCTCGAACGAGGTCTTAATTTTGCACGTGTGATTGACACTCTATATAAAGAGGAAGATGGATACACAAACTCCAAAGGAAAACTTAAAAACATGATTAACTCATTATTGGTTGAACCTGTCAAGATATGA